One window of the Cardiocondyla obscurior isolate alpha-2009 linkage group LG05, Cobs3.1, whole genome shotgun sequence genome contains the following:
- the LOC139102775 gene encoding uncharacterized protein, protein MNKLNIIINNPRNVANYEFGLSTLHAWIRFMECLLHIFNRLDFCKTAAITEAQKEQVKAAKKKVSNGFKEKMGLIVDKPKYGHGSSNDGNTARRFFANCQTTSKITGIDEKLIVKFSIILQALASERAIDPSKFEAFAFETAQLYVSIYPWYYMPVTVHKILLHGADVICHFHIVFNRLNKQKNGVLFFLNRAHIAIGQLSEEAAEAQNKDFKRFRQYNTRKCSRLLTNEDIMHKLLISSDPYITSIRRSWIKKIKTIDPEAENLLKECV, encoded by the exons atgaataaattaaacataattataaataatcccAGAAATGTTGCAAATTACGAGTTCGGACTATCAACTTTGCATGCATGGATCCGATTTATGGAGTGTCttcttcatatttttaatcgattagACTTTTGTAAAACTGCAGCTATTACTGAAGCACAAAAGGAACAAGTAaaagctgcaaaaaaaaaagtatctaatggatttaaagaaaaaatgggATTAATAGTTGACAAACCAAAATATGGACATGGATCATCTAATGACGGTAATACAGCACGTCGCTTTTTCGCCAATTGTCAAACAACATCGAAAATAACCGGAATAGATGAAAAgctaattgtaaaatttagcATTATTTTACAAGCATTAGCTTCTGAAAGGGCAATAGACCCATCTAAGTTTGAAGCATTTGCTTTTGAAACTGCACAATTATATGTCAGTATTTACCCTTGGTATTACATGCCTGTTACAGtacataaaatacttttacatgGGGCTGATGTTATTTGTCACTTTCACATTGTGTTTAATcgtctaaa caaacaaaaaaacggtgtgcttttttttcttaatcgcgCACACATTGCAATTGGACAGCTATCGGAAGAAGCTGCAGAAGCtcaaaataaagattttaaacgTTTTCGCCAGTATAATACTAGGAAATGTTCGCGTTTATTAACAAACGAAGATATTATGCacaaacttttaatttcttcagaTCCTTATATAACTTCAATTAGAAGAtcttggataaaaaaaataaaaactatagaTCCCGAggctgaaaatttattaaaagaatgtgtataa